Part of the Solanum pennellii chromosome 10, SPENNV200 genome is shown below.
AATTGGAATATCTCAAGAGAGATACCATATGAGTGGATATCATAAGGTAATTCCAATGGTAGTTTACacaataaaacaacaaaaagtgGTCTATCTAAAGAGTGTATTGTGGGGTTCAAAGGtaaacttattattattattatggatTTAATTAAACTCATAACTTTTGAGACAAAATATAAATGATCGTAATAAATAGTAGGGAAAAGTTTATACGAACAATTGGAGAGAGCTAATATAGAGTTTGCAGGTCTATTCGATTCTAATTTTATCTTTACAAAATTTATTAACAACAtataaattacttaattaaaattaattatttaaaataattaaaaattttaaatttataaactttatattttaactCCGCCTATCcgtataaattatttaaacctTAGAAATATAGAATTGAGGGAGATGATTGGTTCCCCAAATCTCTGCGGTAAAACAGAAGAGCCTGACTTTGGTGGGCATAGAACACTTGATTTGTCATTGTccttattataataatatatatcattctttttaaaatatttttttaaaaaaatgtatcataaaaatttaaaaatattttattaactctagaattaaaaagaattttatacacaaataaaataaagaaagaataagAACAAAGAAGGAAAGGATGAGTGGAGAAGAGATATAAACAAGTTGAAACAATATTAAATGACTCGCTCATGTTTATGCTTTTCATCTCTGAATACacataatagtataaaattgaacaattaaACACACATCTTATGTGATATCTTcatataatttgtattttacTGGTGTACTATATGTATTATATCAcgtataatttgtgttttatTAATATACTACATGTATTATATCACGtatgaattatatattgatttgttaaattttatataaatttaaatatctatttatgcataattattattgaacgatataaacataaaataaaataaaaaatatattatattttaccTTAATTTAAGATTAATCTCTTACCTTTTAATCGAGCTCATTACATCGGACTTTATCGTTACCCACCTGGGTGCAATATCTTATCCTGTACCCCTTTAGCCCTCTTTTTTATGCACCAACTTGATCTCATTTTTTTGGCTCCCACTAGCCCCACTATTTTGTCAACCTCACGTGAAGGGTGAACCcccatctctttttttttttaaattactttttctCAACTTCAACCAACTATTTCTTAATTAGCTCTATTTTCTAcactgtatatatatatacaacttAATCACACCAATAAGAACCCAAGAGAGAAGAAATCatcaccactttttcattttctctcaATTTTCAAATAAGCAACAAAAATGCCTCCAAGTTCTTCAGATTCATCTGTTTTACTCCAACGAATTAGCTCTAACAATACTCATGATTTTGCTTACAAGCAATCTCATCATCAGTTACAGAGACGCATGCCGATTCCCTGTTCGACGGAAGTACCTGATTCTGTTTCCCGGTACCATACTCACACTGTAAGTCCTGACCAGTGCTGCTCCGCCGTGATCCAGCGGATCTCAGCTCCTGTCTCCACCGTATGGTCGGTGGTCCGCCGATTTGACAATCCGCAGGCGTATAAGCATTTTGTTAAAAGCTGTCATGTTGTTGTTGGCGATGGTGACGTCGGTACTTTACGGGAAGTCCGTGTGATTTCCGGTCTCCCTGCTGCTAGTAGCACGGAGAGGCTAGAGATCCTCGACGACGAACGCCACGTCATCAGTTTTAGCGTTGTCGGTGGGGACCACAGGTTAGCGAATTACCGATCTGTGACTACGCTTCACACGGAACCGAGCTCCGGCAATGAAGCGGCGGCGGAGACGATCGTTGTGGAATCGTACGTCGTTGATGTACCGCCTGGTAATACTAGAGAAGAGACGTGCGTTTTTGTGGATACAATCGTGAAATGCAACCTTCAATCGTTATCTCAGATCGCGCAGAATTCAGCCAGATGAAAATCTTCGTGAATTTTGAATATGTATTTTGGATCGATCAAGTTGCTCTAACGCTTCACTTTTCAATTATATTCgtattgaaaatttcaaaaatatatatttttgaagtatttaatacgtatatattcatattttgaagagTTCGAATTGGTTGCGGATCGGAATTAATGAAGACAACTAATCGATGATGCTTGTGGTGATGATCTGATGATATCATATGCGATGCATGATTGTTTCGTTGCACCTTTATTAGGTGTGTGTTAATCTCCTTGTCATCCCTTGTTGAAGATAAGTTCTTGATCAAATTAATCTTTGTACTTTGCTTAACTAATTTCATACTCTATAATTTTgtctatattattttctttatcgaTTTCgttatcatgatatgagacaGATTCAGATatcttaattttaatatgataatttgatttgttttgtttttagaagtaaatatattaaatatacataGCTTAATCGCAATgaaataatttgatttataagcAACGATTAAGTTTAAAGTGCACATGCATGAATTAGCCGACTCTTGAATACACCCAATGGTTACTAGCTAGCTAAACTTGATCATTTATAATTACTAAAAGCAATTAGATTAAATTAAGTAATCACATGGGTATCTAAACTAAGACAAAATTAAATGTACGTAGTACATTACACCCttccaattttaatttaaattagtaAGTATTTATCGATTCAGGAAAAATAGGTAACTAATACTGTACGAAAATACTACTTTGGAATGACTCAATTGGTCTGGAGGGTAATTATAATTGATTACCCCTCAATGCTTTTAAGTCGAATCTATCACATAAAATTTGCTAGTGTGATTTACATCTCGTGTGATTTACAAGCTATTATATAATAATGGATTTACTCAAACGCATAAAGTGTTCATGACTGAATGCTCACCTGAAAAGCCGAAGCTATAGTGATTGTGAGgtttaaaaaagaatcacaACTAATAAGGTAATGgctatttttttcccttttgaaAAGTGTGTTTacattatgtatttatttattttaaaaaagaagagaacaGAACATGGTGTAGAACCAAACAAGATACTCTGCAAGTTGGAAGATGActttagttaatttatttatttatttaaaaaagaaaccaATTAGCTTATCTAtctatatcataaaataaataaataatactagCAAGTTGcaaatatttgaataatttataaatgCAAGTTGCAcatatttgaataatttatatatgcaaGTTGCAAGAGGGTTTGTTGTTTCTCACCTCAGCTGTATTGTTGGGTTTTGgcattgaatatattattagaaGGAATTTGTGGCTACAAATTGCAAAGTGGGTATTATATTTAATAGAGACTTTAATGATCCTCGTGATTCTTGTCTACTTATTTTTAGTTCCTATTTCATCAATCTACAAAGTTGCAAGTGGGTACTTTGGGGGGTCAGTAAATTATAAGATAGGTAATCGAACTCttataataaagttaaaatttatataaaatttaattttgcttCAAAATTTACATTAAAATGCATGAAAGAAGATATCGAAAGCTTAATTTATTTCAACAACAAATTTACTGTGTTTACTTTGACTTAAGATTAAATTAGATCACTTTTCTGTATTTTTCTGTTCAATAATAGTTATTTACGGTTAATTTGACACACatctaaaaaaacaataaataataggtgTTATGTTACtatattattcttttgaaaattgaatttaatgCTTTGAAAAATGTAATTGATAGCAAGGGTAAAATagatactaaaaaataaattttctctttattatttaaaCTGAACAAGTTTATTGAATAACTATGTTTAGTATAACGAACAAGACTTTCGtaatatttaaatgttataGTCGCATggtatgtattatttttttcatacttgaTGAGAGATTTCAAgtcatatatatgaaaaaattagtaGAGAAAGTGTTATCTTATTATTTAGCAACTGTccctattttattatttatttctttagagATCTATTAAAAGGGATTATGAAACTAAAACTATACTGATAATAGTATCGACATACCAATAACTATGCTAATTAcctaatttgtatttaaataaaacaatttgagtcaaaaatatatattattatcacttaattataattaaatgataattCTTATGTATAATTGATCtgaacttatttattttgatataaaaaatatatcgtaatattaatcaaaattattatcatttgactctaaaaaaaattatgacaactAAAAGTACACAGAGAAATATTA
Proteins encoded:
- the LOC107032157 gene encoding abscisic acid receptor PYL4 translates to MPPSSSDSSVLLQRISSNNTHDFAYKQSHHQLQRRMPIPCSTEVPDSVSRYHTHTVSPDQCCSAVIQRISAPVSTVWSVVRRFDNPQAYKHFVKSCHVVVGDGDVGTLREVRVISGLPAASSTERLEILDDERHVISFSVVGGDHRLANYRSVTTLHTEPSSGNEAAAETIVVESYVVDVPPGNTREETCVFVDTIVKCNLQSLSQIAQNSAR